DNA from Malus sylvestris chromosome 11, drMalSylv7.2, whole genome shotgun sequence:
CGCCGGATCATTTTCATGGGAATCCTAAAGATTCCATGATCgtgatcgttcatcgtacattgtacagtcagaaatcatttcaaaattttaaattttaaatttaatataaatagtacctaacaaaaactaaccgcacaatatacgatgaacagtcACGATCACGGAATCTCCAGGATCCCCATGAAAAAGATCCGGCAAGGATCCTTTTCCCAAACAAAATGGGAAAGAAAAATGATGCCGGGGATCATTTTGGACATTGATCCAACTTGCAAgcaaataagaaaagaaaaggtaatCAAATGTGAGCTCTTGATTATATCACAATTTCaaagaaatgtttttttttacctCAGACTCATTAGAGAAAAACTAAACTTACATtataaaaccaaacaaaatatcacaacTACTCAATAGAAAATGCTAGAAATGTCATATTTTTGTACTATATTTATGTATCAACTGATGTAACATGTAATGTATACATGTCACGTCAATTAAACCCACCGTATTTATTACCGTTTGGATGAGTTTAAACCACGTCAATTAAATCACCCAAAGCCACCATATTAATTACGGTTGGATTAGTTTAAATTTCGAGATATGTTTAATAAAtagacacaaatctcaaaatttaaactcatccaacGATAATAAGTCAGGTGGTAAGCATTACCACAACTTgagggagaaatttttcagtgtcgGTAACACGATTTGGTCACTAAGcgtaataatacaattgattggaattttttttttcaagttctcAATCAATTTGTGTTATTACACTTGGTGTACCTGACCTTATTCCTAACACATTGAGAAATCTCTCTACTTGAGGGCGGTGAGAAATACAGCCTTATTTCATTAAATGTTGATTATATGCATCACTTGTCACATCAGATGATACATTAACATGATATAAATGTATTAAGGGTGATCTACCTAACATTTCTcataatcaataaaaaaaaggcaAGTGAATAAATGAATATTCTTTTTTACAATTGATCTCATGAAGCAAAAATGTTACTTGTATCATATTTTTTATGCCACATTTGTAATAGAGATAGAGCCTACAACACATGTGGGTCTCATTTCTATTAGAGATGTGgtataaatatgaaaaatatgatgAGTGTAGAATTACTCTCTCATGAAGTGTTTTACTCTAGAAAAATGttagaaaaatcacatttttgtaCCCTATTGGTATATCATTTGGTGTGGTGAGTGATGTGCAGATGTTATGTCAATTAATAAGTTTATCCCTTTTGATATTGGTTATGCGTATTATTTATAAAAACTAAAGGCGAAGAATTTTTATAGCATGAATCGGTCATCCACGCAAACGAAGAAGAAAATATCGCAGTAGAACAAGCATATCACACGGTAcacaaatacaacaacaacaacaaagccttttcccactaagtggggtcggctatatgaatcctagaacgccattgcgctcgtttatgtgtcatgtcctccattagatccaagtactctaagtcttttcttagggtctcttccaaagttttcctagatcttcctctacttcttcggccctgaacctctgtcccgtcgTCACAtattcgaaccggagcgtcagtaggccttctttgcacatgtccaaaccaccgtaactggttttctctcatctttccttcaattttggctactcctactttacctcggatatcctcattcctaatcttaccatttctcgtgtgcccacacatccaacgaagcatcttcatctccactacacccattttatgtacgtgttaatgcttcaccgcccaacattcagtgccatacagcatcactagccttattgccgtcctataaaattttcccttgagctgtTGTGGCATACGGTGGTCGCACAACACGCCAAATACActattccacttcatccatccagcttgtattctatggttgaggtcttcatctaattctccattcttttgcaagatagatcctatgtagcgaaagcggtcgctctttggtattttctGATCTCCGAATaatgtgatacaaaaataaTGTGACCtttctagcattactctttttcTATAAACTTATGGTTCTCGGTGTATGAGTTTTGCTGTACCATAGTGATCATTTATGATAAAAGCCATTTTAAGGTGAAAAAAGAAGATGATTCGGATGAAATGTGGGTTAGAGAAATTATGTTTATGGTATTTATTGTTAGGTATGTACAAAACGTACGGTTGAGTTTCTACATTTTATCATGGAGagagtgttggaaaatattaatatttaggATTAGTTTATTGTTTGGGTTTTAGGCTTAGCTCATTAGGATGAGGTTTTTgtttaggaattagggtttattataaataggatgTTTGTTATTCACTTGAAAAAAAAGTCTGTTATAATGTAGTATCTAAGTGTAGTTATCTCGGCAAtcatgtttctttgtttttccgtTGGTCAAATAATATTCGTAATTTGTAATCTATTTGTTCATCTGTTTGTTATGTGTTGAGTTGATATTCAACTAAAAGTATATCTGTTTGCACTGAGTAAAAGATGAAATGTCAAGTTATATTGTGTATGCTATAGGGGTGGGCGCGGGTTGTGTTGGGTCGGTTTTGGGCCAAAATCGAAACTAAACCGACCTAGTTGGTTGAGCCAAAATTGCAAACCGAAACCGATTAAGCAAGGTCTAAAATCGATCATGTCGGTTAATCGACAATGGCGGTTTGTTTGGGTCAGTTTTCGGTTTGTGGATGACGACGAAGTGGGAGAGAGCTATCATCTAGAGAGATTCACGATGGTGGTGGAGGAAGGAAGAATGGAGGACACAGCTGGGAGGCTACTACGTTAGGTTTGAGAACTAAATCTGAAAGtgaaagaaaagagagggaTAGAAAAAAGGCCATAAGAACAAACAGCCAAAACCAAAACGGGGCCACAAgaacaaacaacaaaaaagtcaagaaaagtaaagaaaatgtgCAAACTAGGCAACATAAAAGTCATCTTAGACATACATACAAAACACCACTATCACCACTAAGGTATTTATTCtgattaaaacaaataaaagcaaATGCACGGGTCGGTTCAGTTAATCGATGTCCAAGAATTATAGGAACCGCTCTTCAAACCCACTCTAGTCGGTGCGGCTCAATTTACTcatccaaaacaaaaaataaaaaaccaaaccaaactgtCGATGCGGTTTGGTCAGTTTAGTcggtttgtttttttaattgccCAGCCCTAGTATGCTATGTCAAGTAATTAGAATGGCTTTGCTTTGGTGCAACTAAGGACACTCATTTTTTTACCGACATTTTGTAAAGCTCACTTCGTAATATAtttcgacgatccaaccgttttTCTTTTAGATTTTCCCTCAAAGATCAGGAATACCAAAAATACCCAAATCCGAAACTTTATGACTATTGGATTAAGTGATACTCATTTGATTGTTTCTTTGCATAACCGTATTTGTCTATTTTCTTTACTACAAATGAACGTGttagttttggatttgtctaatattttgcaagaatgatctatgaatgatgaaTTGAAATATAGACATTCAGATCTTTGAAAAGAGTTACGGAATGTACCATATAATATGGGTGTCAAAATGTGCATCTACAAATGAGTATCCCCCGATCTTAacacatatgtgtgtgtgtgagtgtgtattcATTTACTTCCGTTTGGTTGGGTGTCAAAAGAAAATGAGTGTGAGTTTACGGACAAAAATGTAAATTCTAGGCTGAATATGAACTTcactaaaaaaaagaaagaaagagaggtaGGTGTATAAAGAGAATGGTAGTGTAAAAAAGGAAATTATGGGTTTAAAGGTTTCATTTCTTGTTCTATTACTAGGGGGGGGGAAGAAAATGAACGAtataaggttttttttattttttggtacatcgatatttttgcaTTAAGAGAATggagagttcggctaagccacacaatggacaacctaatttagtatcgaattcgccatacACGAAATTTGAATCTATGATCCCTCACTTTTAAACGAAGAAGAATATAACCAaactgtaatactaagtgacaagtttttttttattctacggaaaattagggtttgtgttgTGTGGGTGTTGTTCAAAAAATATTATCATAAATTTCTTTTTCCCAAAATATTATCATAAAGTTTAAGTAATATGCATTCTTTTATGTTTTCatgtaataaaatataaaaaaaaaattaaattggttATTGGTGGGTGAACTTAGACTCGGTTTTGTGTTTAAATAGAAAGACTCTATTCAGTTTCGCCACTGAAATCGATGGAGTCAATACACCGACTTTTGGCCAACCAAAATTATCATTTCATTATTCAATGAGGTCGATTAGTGGCACCGATGGGGACggaaaatttttagttatgacgggaacacggatgatacatcatgtgtttttatgtaagtggtggaaattttgaatttttaagctattaaccttttaacacacatatccaaCAATTTACATAGAGACACGTGGTGTACTGCCTTGTgtgacggtcacactgaaaaatctctcgataGGGACGAAATCTTGGAACTCCTCGTGCACCAACCCTGCTTTTATTTCTTCTACCTTTCGCAGTTTTGTTGGGTTGCAAATATGCATATTTTAACACCAAATGTTGTTTCGCATCAACTTCTCTTGTGACTTGTGAGTAGAGCTAGTCCACGGTCCTCAcggaaaataataaaagaatcaTACCTAGAATAATACAATCATGTATACGTATAATAATATTATCATGCATACGTACCATGAAATGACAAGGAATCTAAATAAATATCCCAACTACCGTGTCCCTAACTATATTTTCTAGAACGCCAAATTGTGCTTCCTAtgttttttaataatataatccaaaaaaaaagaaatatatatatagaatcCACAAATCGAAAACATTATACACACAAACTGAAGTTGGAGTTtccgccggggggggggggggggggggggggggggtcatCACAGCGATATCACAATCAACATTTCCGCCACCATCATTTATTCCCGTTAGTGTAAATATGtctcaaaaaattatatttattgtTTTGGTCTTTCAAAACAGTTTTTTAAATGACCACCACTCATCAGTCAATGCAAGAAAATATGGCAAAAGGTATGCATGTGAATGGAGATTATCTCCGAATTGATAATCCAACTATGAAAgtaagagaaatttttcattttgctcAAAATACGAGGGGGTACATCACGTCTTATTAAATAAGTAgcggaaaattttattttcattgtgcCTGTAGTACGGGTATAGTGACACATGATGTATCATTTTATATTCCGGACACATTGAAATATTTCTCAAGTGGCACAAACCTATAATATACAAACTAGCAGCAGCCTTTACAAGGCAAGTTTTACGAATTACAACAAGATACAAGATCCTATAATCAAGTCCTACAATCAAGGTCTTATACGAGAAAAATAATCACAACATCAATCAAGAATATTTACAATTAATACAAGAATTTCAATACTAGCAGTGacattatacatatactaaaacccaaactcgGATGGCACTGATTTTCACTGTTCACGAACAGTGAAAAGATGGTAATGCCCTTCGCTGCTGCTggctctcaactttaattttctgTATTGCACAgtgcaatgacaattttacaTGTGCTGTGCACGTGTTGATCATCGCGTAATGGGAAGCAGGATGCAAAAGCAGAAGAcggctctctctctttccctccttCTCAAAGGTTCCTCAGTGCTCCATTTTTCGATAGCCTTCCTCAGCGTTTTTGTCCTCGCGCTCCACGCGTCTCTTCTCCTCTGCTTTCGCGTTGTTTGGACTGTTCTTCGCTATCGTGTTCTGCCATTTTTTAACCCTTGGTGGCTTTTCTTTTGTTAATCTTTGTGTTCGCAGGTGTGGAGTCATTTTGCAAGGGAAAAATTCATCGGCCGGTCAAGGTTATTTAGCTTGGTGGGTTGGGTTGTACGGATTTTCAGATTGGTGAATGTAATTTCTCCTGGTgagttgttttggttttttttactgtaggtttttggttttattttgtttgcttTTAGATTTTACCAGTGGGTTTCTTATTGAGAGatgtgttttcaaaattttgggcttttgttgtTGTCGTCAGTTTTTGGGTATTAGATTTCGATTCTGTTCCGTGTGTGGTTTAGTCATCTAGGAAAAGAATCAGGTTTCATGTATGGGTGTTCGCCAATCAAACAGAATTCAAATATAGACCACACTCATCCAATGAAATTTGATTGGGGGTTGGTTGAGTGTGGTCTATATTGTATGGATCCTTTGTATTTGAAGCAAGATTTTGATAAAATTTGAGTATTTTTTGCAAGTGACTACTTTTGTGTGTTCCAGCACTCTATGCATATTTTTTAATAACGTACCAACAATTAGGTTTCCATAATCTTAATGATTTGCAAAGATGTGTTCCAATTAGTCTGTGAACTTCACTATTGTATAATATTTCAATTAGTTGAATGTATTTTTTAACTAATTTTAGTATCAGATTGTTTTGGGTATCTGAGTCAGATTGTGAAAGAAAAGGAGATTGTGGATCTTTCATGATTGAGATTTGTGATTCTATGTATTAgttaaattctaaatttttaattaagtCACTCATATATTCACATTcctttgtgcttttgttttccCCAATTTTCTCCCATGTAGCCTGTACTTAATGCAGTTCCAACTTTTGTACAAGCTTGATACTGTGAAATGAACCTTTCTGGTCAATAAAAAGGTATAATTTTTTCCCACTTTTGTGTATATTAGTGCTTTTTGTTATGATTTAATGAGTTCGTGGTTTTTGGTGCTTAAGTAACATGAGAATATGTTTCTCTTACCATGGATTACAATCGACTATCATTTTTACATGCTTCACATTcctttgtgcttttgttttccCCAGTTTTCTCCCATGTAGCCTGTACTCATGCAGTTCCAACTTTTCTACAAGCTCGATACTGTGAAATGAACCTTTTTGGTCAATAAAAAGGTATACTTTTTTCCCACTTTTGTGTATATTAGTGCTTTTTGTTATGATTTAATGAGTTTGTGCTTTTTGTTGCTTAAGTAACATGAGAATATATTTCTATTACCAACTATGGATTACAATCGACTATCATTTTTACATGTTTGTGCCTATCCATGTGACTTTTTCAGTTGATTCAGCATGTTGTTATATATTATCTTCTTTCTTAGGTTCTTCAAGCATTTAGCTTCTTAGAATATCATTTTTCATATGGTTCCCTTAACATGCTCTGCCTCAATTTTACGGAGCTCTTACATTAGTTTTTTCTTGCCCCTTTTTAACTCTTGACATGATTTCATCATGTTGGAAGAGCCCTTTTTGAAACACATGTTGAGGGTCAACTAAAACTTAACAGATTTATAAATGTATTATTAGCTAACTCTTAATTATGATgccgttaaaaaaaattaaggataaGTTGAAGGGTTTGAAAGAAACTAAAATCGAATTAATTTGAACCAACCATTCACTGcaaaaatgatatatttttagGTGTATTCACAATAAAAAGTACTATAATGACTGGTATATGTGGTTTATATTTTCTATACTTTTTCTTATAATCTCTTATGCCTTGATCTAATTACTTTCTTGAATTCGATCTGTTTTTGTAGAAACTTGGTTCTAAGGCAAGTTGGAAATGCACAAAAGTTTGATTGCATCCTATAGAATTACCAGAGGTGGTAATCTCCATTTCATGCAAAAATCAGACTTCTTTCTACACACAAAAACAGTAGGTAGACACGCATTACCCTTATTTtgttcatgatataattctacTGTCTATaaatttagggtaaattacatagaaacccatcaagtttgaggtctaattacaacctcatacaacatctttaaaacatttcacttttataccttatgtactattttatttcaaaataaaacctccgttagattttccatccaatggtctgttaaatgctgacgtggctgccacatttgtgctgatgtggctgccacgtggcaaaaataataattttttatacattaacaatattataatattaaccctattattaaaaaaaaaaaaagcagaggATGAGGAAGCAGCAAAGCTCAAGCTCATCTCCAATGGCGGTCACTAAGTTTCTCTCACTCTCAaccctcctcttcttcctcgtcTTTGCATCCAAAGGTAAGTAACTTTCTTCACCCAATCCTAATATTTTCCTGCTGGGTTTTCTGCACTTTAAAGTTTAAaccaaaaataattcaaaaatcaTAGAAACCAAGCAACTTTTTCTTCCAATTCTAACATTTTCTTGCTGGGTTTTCTCCATTATTTCAAAAGAAATCTAGAAAGCAAGAAACTTTTTTCACCAATTCTAACATTTGCTTGCTGGGTTTTCTTCATTTCAAAGTTTAAACCCAACAGTTTCCAAAAATCAAGGAAGGAGGCAACTTCTCTCACCAATTTTACCATTTTGCTTGCTGGGTTTTCTTCATCTTGAAGTTTAAACCCAACAGTACTTCCAAAATTTAATGAAAGCAAGCAACTTTCTCGGCCAATTCTCACATTTTTCTTGCTAGGTTTTCTTCACTTTCAGCCGCATCTTCTCCACCGACATTCAAAACCACCAAGCTGCAAAATCAGGACCAAGAAAAAGAGCCGTTCGTCGGAGTGAACATTGGCACCGACGTTTCCAATCTTCTGTCTCCATCGGACCTCGTTTCGTTTCTGCAACTCCAACAGATCAACCACATCCGCCTCTACGATGCCGATCCggactattttatttcaaaagctTTAAGAAAACCCCCACCCCCGTGAACCCCCCAAACCAGAAACCCAAAAAGaaaccacccccccccccccccgacccCCTCACCCAGAAACCCACATCCCTCCCTCCGCACCCACCCTTTTCCCTCCTCTACACACACCCCCCCTGCCACTCTTTAAATCCACACCCATTCCTCCCACCTCACGAACCCAGCGATGGCAGTGTAAATGGgatctgagttttttttttttttttctgggttgcaggtagggggtcgggggaagaagatgaagatggggagaagagaggggaAGAGGAGGGGGAAAGACGAAttgaagggtttttttttttttaaatttttttttctgggttgcaggggaaGAACATGAAGATGGCGGAGAAGACAGGAGGAGGGGGGATAAAGTTTCTGGGTTTGGGGGTTgtggggagaagagaggaggaaGAGGGGGGATAAGgtttaagttttttattttttatttattttttaaatttagaagatttaggttttttataaaaaaaattttaaaaaaattccacgtggcacacatttggtagTCAATGTGGCagtcacgtcagcacttaacggatcaatggatggaaaatgtaacggatgtattattttaaaataaaatagtacgtgaggtatgaaagttaaatgttttaaagatgttgtatgagcttgtaatagaccttaaacctgaggggttactatgtaatttacccataaatttatttcaatttttttttccccgCCAGAGAGGCTTCCTTAATGACCAACATTGCAGAGAACAACTTTTAGTATTGCACTAAACAACTTTTAGTATTGCACTAAACAACATTTCTTGTTAATGTTCTTGGACAGAAAACAATGTGTTTTTTTGTATCCAAAGAACttcataatatttttaatagacAAAATAGGTTTCTCTTTTGATatttaaatttgtttcattcATGATAAAATCGTGTATAATTTTCATTCACATTGGTAACTCAGTTTTTCATTcaaacattatttatgaaaattgaaattgcATAATCTTTCATATAGTTTTCAATCCCGCAGCAACGAGCGTGTACAAATTACCTATGCTCCAGTATATGTTTCCATCATGAGATCACCCAAAAGACAAAAACCACCTTCATTGTCAGTTCATTTCCATTCAAGTTATCTTGGATTGTTACAA
Protein-coding regions in this window:
- the LOC126591446 gene encoding glucan endo-1,3-beta-glucosidase 1-like, producing MRKQQSSSSSPMAVTKFLSLSTLLFFLVFASKAASSPPTFKTTKLQNQDQEKEPFVGVNIGTDVSNLLSPSDLVSFLQLQQINHIRLYDADPDYFISKALRKPPPP